The genomic segment AGCACAACTTCATCTTCGGCGGCTTCACCTTGTCGGCAGGTGTCTTGGCTAACAAGAATACAGGTTTGGACAACGACTTCCGCTTCTATCCTGGTGTGGATATGAGTTATCGTCCTAACGACAACTGGAAGTTCTACGCTTCCTGGAACAAGGCATTGAGAATGCCTACCTACACCGACTTATACATTAGTAATGCGGTGCAACAGGGCGACCTCACCCTGAACCCGGAGAAGAACTCAACCTTCAAGGTGGGAACTCAATATCGCCAGACTGGTTTTGCAGCAACCGTTAGCGGATTCTACGCACACGGCACCAACATGATTGACTGGGTTCAGACATCCGTGACCGAGCAGAATGACAGCAAGTACCACGTGATGAACATCGGAAAGCTCAACAACATGGGCTACAACGTAGATGCTACTATCTACATGAGAGAGTTGGTACCAAACAGTTTCATTACTCGCATCAAGTTGGGTTATGCTTACATCTATCAGGATCATAAGACCGAGACCAACATCCTGAAATCACTCTATGCATTGGAGTATCTGAAGCACAAGGCTGTGTTCGGACTGGATCATCAGATCTGGAGCAAGCTTTCAGCTTCCTGGAGCGTAAGATGGCAGCAGAGAATGAATGGCTATCATCCATACACCAAGGTAGATTGCAAACTGATGTGGGACGAGAAGAAATACAATATCTTCGTGAAGGCCGACAATATCACTTGCCACCGCTACTACGACCTCACAGCTGTTAAGCAGCCAGGTTTGTGGATTATGGCAGGAGCCAGCGTAAATCTCGGCCGATAATATAATCAGATAATAATCATCCCAAAAGATGATAAATATCCGAAACACGATTCGGATATCAAATAAAAAACGAGCCTTGATGGAGGTTTCTTCCTTCCGTCAAGGCTCGTTTCCTTTTATTCCGGCTATTTCCTTTTATTTCAGTTATTCCGGTTTCTGATATTTTCCGTTCACTTTTATCGGTTCGAGATGGATTCCCACATGGGTATCTGCACCGAAGTGCTGCTTCAGTTTTGTTTCTATATGAGTAGCATGCTCATGCGCCTCATAAAGCGAAAGAGAACCCGGAAGGCGAACGTGCATTTCTATCGCAATCTTGTTTCCGATGCGACGGGTACGCAGGTTATGAATCTCTCCTACTCCCTGCTCTTCGTTCGCAATCTTCAGAATTTCATCTTCCTCCATTTCCGGAAGACTGGCATCCGTCAGTTCTTTCACAGACTGCATCACCAGTCCCCAGGCAGCCTTGATGATGAAGGCACTCACGATGATGGCAGCCAGCGGATCGAGCACCGCCCACTTTTCTCCCAGGATGATGGCCCCACCAATACCGAACATCGTTCCGATACTTGATAAAGCATCGCTGCGATGATGCCAGGCATTCGCCACTACAGCCTCAGAATGATATTTCTTTCCGGCTTTAACCGTAAACTGATAAGCCCATTCCTTCATCACGATACTTATGATGGC from the Segatella copri genome contains:
- a CDS encoding cation diffusion facilitator family transporter, with product MDKNERINNEQEMPAETKKNHSADADRVKEVYKVTIAGSIINVVLLVLKFAAGILGHSAAMIADAIHSLTDFATDVVVLVFVKLGNKPIDKDHDYGHGKYETLATAIIGISLFVVGVMICYSGVTKIYRAICGETLQQPGVVALIAAIISIVMKEWAYQFTVKAGKKYHSEAVVANAWHHRSDALSSIGTMFGIGGAIILGEKWAVLDPLAAIIVSAFIIKAAWGLVMQSVKELTDASLPEMEEDEILKIANEEQGVGEIHNLRTRRIGNKIAIEMHVRLPGSLSLYEAHEHATHIETKLKQHFGADTHVGIHLEPIKVNGKYQKPE